One window of the Allosaccharopolyspora coralli genome contains the following:
- a CDS encoding DUF3566 domain-containing protein codes for MTSSDKPENETSQSQQDAESSSVITESKADGTGSGTDAPATGATASQEQEELGGTDTPPPWQRGTASNSTEEVAADQLPSAGGMFAADSASHPDSESTQQIPRPGYRPGESASETASESTTANRTTVSFTGASSARSEGPGVSSRRPSRGPRRASLQIKRLDPWSVLKLALVLSVALFFVWMIAVAVLYGVLDGMGVWDQLNGTFTELTQPDDPASEPLISAGRVFGVASIIGAVNILLITALATVAAFIYNVAADFAGGVEVTLSERE; via the coding sequence GTGACATCTTCCGACAAGCCGGAGAACGAGACTTCGCAGTCTCAGCAGGACGCGGAGTCGTCCTCGGTCATCACCGAGTCCAAGGCCGACGGCACGGGTTCCGGCACGGACGCACCGGCCACCGGCGCCACGGCTTCCCAGGAGCAGGAGGAGCTCGGTGGCACGGACACGCCGCCCCCGTGGCAGCGTGGCACCGCGTCGAACTCCACCGAGGAGGTCGCCGCCGACCAGTTGCCGTCGGCAGGGGGCATGTTCGCGGCGGACTCCGCGTCTCACCCGGACTCCGAGTCGACCCAGCAGATTCCCCGGCCGGGGTACCGGCCCGGTGAGTCGGCGTCCGAAACGGCTTCCGAGTCGACGACGGCGAACCGCACGACCGTCTCGTTCACGGGGGCGTCGTCCGCCCGCTCGGAAGGACCAGGCGTCTCGTCCCGACGGCCGAGTCGTGGCCCGCGGCGGGCGAGCCTGCAGATCAAGCGCCTCGACCCGTGGTCGGTGCTGAAGTTGGCGCTGGTGCTCAGCGTCGCCCTGTTCTTCGTGTGGATGATCGCCGTGGCGGTGCTCTACGGGGTCCTCGACGGTATGGGCGTGTGGGACCAGCTCAACGGCACGTTCACCGAGCTGACCCAACCCGACGACCCGGCGAGCGAGCCGCTGATCAGCGCAGGCAGGGTCTTCGGGGTCGCTTCCATCATCGGCGCGGTCAACATCCTGCTCATCACGGCCTTGGCGACGGTGGCGGCGTTCATCTACAACGTGGCCGCCGACTTCGCAGGCGGCGTCGAGGTCACGCTGTCCGAGCGCGAGTGA
- a CDS encoding aldo/keto reductase, producing MTAIPSYELNDGNSLPAVGFGTVSLSGDGGTAAIRAALESGYRLLDTAVNYGNEEEVGRAVRASSVAREDVHITTKIPGRHHEYSLAVESVEGSLRRSGFDHLDLCLIHWPNPGVGKYLEAWRALVDVRERGLVRSIGVSNFTEQHLHAVIDDSEVTPAVNQIELHPYFPQAAMREVDAELGIQTQSWSPLGKRSAPFTERPVTDAAAAHSVTPAQVVLRWQLQLGALPIPKSADPQRQLENLDLFGFELTDAEVTAISGLARDDGRLFGGDPDVHEEM from the coding sequence GTGACTGCGATCCCTTCTTACGAGCTGAACGACGGCAACTCCCTGCCTGCGGTGGGCTTCGGCACGGTCTCGCTGAGTGGCGACGGGGGAACAGCGGCGATCCGCGCCGCCCTTGAGAGCGGCTATCGGCTGCTCGACACCGCCGTCAACTACGGCAACGAGGAGGAAGTCGGCCGGGCAGTGCGCGCATCGAGCGTGGCTCGGGAGGACGTGCACATCACGACGAAGATCCCCGGCAGGCACCACGAGTACTCGCTGGCCGTGGAGTCGGTCGAAGGGTCCCTGCGCAGGAGCGGGTTCGACCACCTCGATCTGTGCCTGATCCACTGGCCGAACCCCGGCGTCGGCAAGTACCTCGAAGCGTGGCGCGCCCTCGTCGACGTCCGCGAGCGGGGCTTGGTGCGCTCCATCGGCGTCAGCAACTTCACCGAGCAACACCTGCACGCCGTCATCGACGACAGCGAAGTCACACCCGCAGTCAACCAGATCGAGCTGCACCCGTACTTCCCGCAGGCTGCGATGCGCGAGGTCGATGCCGAGCTGGGAATTCAAACGCAATCATGGAGCCCGCTGGGCAAACGCAGCGCCCCGTTCACCGAGCGACCGGTGACCGACGCCGCGGCAGCGCACAGCGTCACACCCGCCCAAGTGGTCCTACGGTGGCAGCTGCAGCTGGGGGCGCTGCCGATACCGAAGTCGGCGGACCCGCAGCGCCAGCTGGAGAACCTCGACCTCTTCGGCTTCGAACTCACCGACGCGGAAGTCACGGCGATCAGTGGGCTGGCCAGAGACGACGGTCGCCTGTTCGGCGGAGACCCCGACGTCCACGAGGAAATGTAG
- a CDS encoding cytochrome P450 family protein has product MTSSTTPMTEGIPAIGSPEFAADPQGHYAWLREHAPIAQTKIDYGPVSQPIWVLARYEDCRAMLTDPRLPRSPGGGSALAAGLPEHVRMVSEESLIMKDGTQHKRLRALVAKPFTPKVIERLGERVRALATHRLDALAGQDVLDLRQEYALPIPFTVIADMVGVGEADRARFQLGVTAMLSNFEGTRQDWDAKIRDLTELVRELVARKRAEPADDILTGLIQAEEDGDRLSEDELVAMVFTLIVAGYETTFNLITNAVVTLLDHPDDLARLREAPEDTALWRSAVDEVVRFAGPVGGTKPATSVEDITWYGQTVPAGATVIPLLGSANRDPAAFDEPDRFDITRTPNHHLGFGHGPHFCLGSNLARMEARVAVQVLLARHPAISLAVPRDELAFEPMPLWTRYRQLPVRLG; this is encoded by the coding sequence ATGACCAGCTCGACAACGCCGATGACCGAGGGGATCCCGGCCATCGGCAGCCCCGAGTTCGCTGCCGACCCGCAGGGGCACTACGCATGGCTGCGCGAGCACGCACCCATCGCGCAGACCAAGATCGATTACGGGCCGGTCTCCCAGCCGATCTGGGTGCTCGCGCGGTACGAGGACTGCCGGGCCATGCTCACTGATCCCCGTCTGCCCCGCTCGCCCGGGGGTGGTTCGGCGCTCGCAGCGGGTTTGCCCGAGCATGTCCGCATGGTGAGCGAAGAGTCGCTCATCATGAAGGACGGCACCCAGCACAAGCGTCTGCGCGCGCTGGTCGCCAAGCCCTTCACCCCGAAGGTGATCGAACGACTCGGTGAGCGGGTCCGCGCGCTGGCCACCCATCGTCTCGACGCACTGGCCGGACAGGATGTCCTCGATCTGCGGCAGGAGTACGCCCTGCCGATCCCCTTCACCGTCATCGCCGACATGGTCGGAGTGGGCGAGGCCGATCGCGCACGATTCCAGCTCGGGGTGACCGCCATGCTCAGCAACTTCGAGGGCACCCGGCAGGACTGGGACGCGAAGATCCGCGATCTGACCGAGTTGGTTCGCGAGCTGGTGGCCCGCAAGCGTGCCGAGCCGGCCGACGACATCCTCACCGGTCTGATCCAGGCCGAAGAGGACGGCGATCGCCTCTCCGAGGACGAGCTCGTGGCCATGGTGTTCACGCTGATCGTCGCCGGCTACGAGACCACGTTCAACCTGATCACCAACGCGGTGGTCACCCTGCTCGACCACCCTGACGATCTCGCCCGCTTGCGCGAGGCACCCGAGGACACGGCGCTGTGGCGCTCGGCCGTCGATGAGGTCGTGCGCTTCGCAGGCCCGGTCGGCGGGACGAAGCCGGCCACTTCCGTCGAGGACATCACCTGGTACGGGCAGACCGTCCCCGCCGGGGCCACGGTGATTCCCTTGCTGGGCTCGGCCAACCGGGATCCGGCGGCTTTCGACGAGCCGGACCGGTTCGACATCACTCGCACCCCCAATCATCACCTCGGGTTCGGCCACGGCCCGCACTTCTGTCTCGGGTCCAACCTCGCCCGGATGGAAGCCCGCGTGGCTGTGCAGGTGCTGCTCGCCCGGCACCCGGCGATCTCGCTGGCTGTCCCGCGCGACGAGCTCGCCTTCGAGCCGATGCCGTTGTGGACCCGATACCGACAGCTGCCCGTCCGCCTGGGCTGA
- a CDS encoding GbsR/MarR family transcriptional regulator, whose protein sequence is MTEEAGEERNTRVLRYVERFAQVLEESGVPRMPARVFAYVLAEDSDRYTAGDLAAGLQVSPAAISGAVRYLVQVGLVTKEREPGMRSDLYRIDDRDVWSRIFLQRSDLLGHYEKAAAEGVETLGPDTPGGRRMRESQEFFAFLRAELEATMTRWREYRSQLDLDR, encoded by the coding sequence ATGACTGAGGAAGCAGGCGAGGAACGCAACACGCGGGTGCTGCGGTACGTCGAGCGCTTTGCTCAGGTGCTCGAGGAGTCCGGGGTTCCGCGGATGCCGGCACGGGTGTTCGCCTACGTCCTGGCTGAGGACAGCGACCGCTACACGGCCGGCGATCTCGCCGCCGGCTTGCAGGTCAGTCCTGCTGCGATCTCCGGCGCGGTTCGCTACCTCGTGCAGGTCGGGCTGGTGACCAAGGAACGCGAGCCCGGCATGCGCAGCGACCTGTACCGGATCGACGATCGGGACGTCTGGTCGCGGATCTTCCTGCAGCGTTCAGACCTGCTCGGTCACTACGAGAAGGCCGCCGCCGAGGGCGTCGAGACGCTCGGACCGGACACTCCCGGCGGCAGACGGATGCGGGAGAGCCAGGAGTTCTTCGCCTTCCTGCGCGCGGAGCTCGAAGCGACGATGACTCGGTGGCGCGAGTACCGGTCCCAGCTCGATCTGGACCGGTGA
- the gyrA gene encoding intein-containing DNA gyrase subunit A, which translates to MTETLPPEGDRTEPVDIQQEMQRSYIDYAMSVIVARALPDVRDGLKPVHRRVLYAMFDSGFRPDRGYVKCSRVVGEVMGNYHPHGDSAIYDTLVRLAQPWAMRHPLIDGQGNFGSPGNDPAAAMRYCVTGDTRVKMADGSSPRIADIVPTAQPDNDYDVDLKVIGRHGDPVRAEKLFHSGQHPTLRLRTTGGFELTGTQNHPVLCLVNVLGVPTLLWKLLDEIQSGDRVVMQRTDAPEDVALQDERDWDRAMLAGAFVSEGFVSEHRAGFTNVDAGFFRSIVNCFDAVVGGRRYVSSRTIASGATLHELDIQDMTAFRRSPLASMIGQRSADKRVPEFVWTGEKSMKRAFLVGLFTGDGSCSALPRNPVQISYSTYSARLAREVQQLLLEFGVVSAITEYARGEFKVVITNRRDARLFATRVGFDDVKQDKLTGILDAIPESSRAMSNDHVPFVADYIREHGANRWTERDWLRGHNVDRIERSEQRRDEISERITNRETLDVVEPLVDGRYYYAEVESVVDAGVQPVYSLRVDSDDHSFVTDGFVSHNTESRLAPLAMSMLADIEEDTVDFSDNYDGRTQEPDVLPSRIPNLLVNGGGGIAVGMATNIPPHNMREVADGVVWALDNPECTDDELLEALLERIKGPDFPTRGLILGTNAISEAYRTGRGSIKMRAVVDVEDDSKGRTILVVSELPYQVNPDNLIETIATLHRDGKISGISDIADESNARRGMRIVITLKRDAIPKVVLNNLYKHTQLQTTFGVNMLALVEGVPRTLRLDQMVRLYVRHQVDVIVRRTRYRLRKAEERAHILRGLVKALDALDEVIALIRRSPTVDDARTGLIELLDVDEAQANAILEMQLRRLAALERQKIIDNLAEIEREIEDLKDILDKPERQRTIVRDELMEIVNKHGDDRRTKIVPYEGEVSMEDLIADEDVVVTITRTGYAKRTRTDLYRAQKRGGKGVQGAQLKQDDIVSHFFVCSTHDWILFFTNKGRVYRAKAYELPEANRTARGQHVANLLAFQPDEQIAQVMQIKDYTVAPYLVLATKKGLVKKSKLTDFDSNRSGGLIGVNLKDEDELVGAVLCSADDDLLLVSAEGLSIRFHATDEVLRPMGRATSGVLGMRFNSGDELLAMGVVRPNRFVLIATDGGYAKRTPIEDYPVQGRGGKGVLTIQHDRRRGTLVGALIVELEDELYAITSQGGVIRTTAKEVRKAGRQTKGVRLMDLGGGTSVVAVARNADEAGDPDAAGPEQRQ; encoded by the coding sequence ATGACCGAGACCCTGCCCCCGGAAGGCGACCGGACCGAACCGGTCGACATCCAGCAGGAGATGCAGCGCTCCTACATCGACTACGCCATGAGCGTGATCGTGGCCCGGGCGCTGCCCGACGTGCGCGACGGCCTCAAGCCGGTGCACCGCCGCGTGCTGTACGCCATGTTCGACTCCGGCTTCCGGCCGGACCGCGGGTACGTGAAGTGCTCCCGCGTGGTCGGCGAGGTGATGGGTAACTACCACCCGCACGGCGACTCGGCGATCTACGACACTCTCGTGCGCCTGGCCCAGCCCTGGGCGATGCGTCACCCGCTCATCGACGGCCAGGGCAACTTCGGCTCGCCCGGCAACGATCCCGCCGCCGCGATGCGCTACTGCGTCACCGGCGACACCCGGGTCAAGATGGCCGACGGTTCGTCGCCGCGGATCGCCGACATCGTGCCGACCGCGCAGCCCGACAACGACTACGACGTCGATCTGAAGGTCATCGGCCGTCACGGTGACCCGGTCCGCGCGGAGAAGCTGTTTCACTCCGGGCAGCACCCGACGCTGCGGCTCCGCACCACCGGCGGATTCGAACTCACCGGCACTCAGAACCATCCGGTGTTGTGCCTGGTGAACGTCCTGGGCGTGCCGACCTTGCTGTGGAAGCTCCTCGACGAGATCCAGTCCGGCGACCGGGTAGTCATGCAGCGCACCGATGCGCCGGAGGACGTGGCGCTGCAGGATGAGCGGGACTGGGACCGCGCGATGCTGGCGGGTGCCTTCGTCAGCGAAGGATTCGTCTCCGAGCACCGCGCCGGGTTCACCAATGTGGACGCCGGGTTCTTCCGCTCCATCGTCAACTGCTTCGACGCCGTTGTCGGCGGTCGGCGGTACGTGTCGAGTCGCACCATCGCTTCCGGAGCGACGCTTCACGAACTCGACATCCAGGACATGACCGCGTTCCGGCGTAGTCCTCTCGCCTCGATGATCGGGCAGCGCTCGGCGGACAAACGAGTCCCTGAGTTCGTGTGGACCGGCGAGAAGAGCATGAAGCGGGCGTTCCTCGTCGGTCTGTTCACCGGCGACGGGTCGTGCTCGGCCCTTCCGCGTAACCCGGTCCAGATCTCCTACTCGACCTACAGCGCGCGGCTCGCCCGTGAGGTCCAGCAGCTCCTCCTGGAGTTCGGCGTCGTCTCGGCGATCACCGAGTACGCGCGTGGCGAGTTCAAGGTCGTCATCACGAATCGCCGGGACGCGAGACTGTTCGCGACCAGGGTCGGATTCGACGACGTCAAGCAGGACAAGCTGACCGGCATTCTCGACGCGATTCCCGAGTCCAGCCGTGCGATGAGCAACGACCACGTGCCGTTCGTCGCTGACTACATCCGTGAGCACGGGGCGAACCGCTGGACGGAGCGCGACTGGCTGCGCGGGCACAACGTCGACCGGATCGAGCGATCCGAACAGCGTCGCGACGAGATCTCCGAACGGATCACGAACCGCGAGACACTCGACGTCGTCGAGCCCTTGGTCGACGGACGGTACTACTACGCCGAAGTGGAGTCGGTCGTCGATGCCGGTGTGCAGCCGGTATACAGCCTGCGCGTGGACAGCGACGATCACTCGTTCGTGACGGACGGGTTCGTCAGCCACAACACCGAGTCCCGGCTGGCGCCGTTGGCGATGTCGATGCTGGCCGACATCGAAGAAGACACCGTCGACTTCTCCGACAACTACGACGGCCGGACCCAGGAGCCGGACGTCCTGCCGTCGCGCATTCCGAACCTGCTGGTCAACGGCGGTGGCGGGATCGCGGTCGGGATGGCCACGAACATTCCTCCGCACAACATGCGCGAGGTCGCCGACGGTGTCGTCTGGGCGTTGGACAACCCGGAGTGCACCGACGACGAGCTGCTCGAGGCGCTGCTCGAACGGATCAAGGGCCCGGACTTCCCGACTCGAGGGTTGATCCTGGGAACCAACGCGATCTCCGAGGCGTACCGGACCGGACGCGGCTCGATCAAGATGCGGGCCGTCGTCGACGTCGAGGACGACAGCAAGGGACGCACCATTCTGGTGGTCTCCGAGCTGCCGTACCAGGTCAACCCGGACAACCTCATCGAGACCATCGCGACGCTGCACCGCGACGGCAAGATCTCCGGCATCTCGGACATCGCCGACGAGTCGAACGCCCGGCGCGGTATGCGGATCGTGATCACGCTCAAGCGGGACGCGATCCCGAAGGTCGTGCTCAACAACCTCTACAAGCACACCCAGCTGCAGACCACGTTCGGCGTGAACATGCTGGCGCTGGTCGAGGGCGTGCCGCGGACCTTGCGGCTCGACCAGATGGTGCGGCTCTACGTCCGGCACCAGGTCGACGTCATCGTCCGGCGTACCCGATACCGGCTCCGCAAGGCCGAGGAACGCGCGCACATCCTGCGCGGTCTGGTCAAGGCGCTGGACGCGTTGGACGAGGTCATCGCGCTGATCCGGCGTTCACCGACGGTCGACGACGCCCGCACCGGCTTGATCGAGCTGCTCGACGTGGACGAGGCCCAGGCGAACGCGATCCTGGAGATGCAGCTGCGGCGGCTGGCGGCGCTGGAACGCCAGAAGATCATCGACAACCTCGCCGAGATCGAGCGGGAGATCGAGGATCTCAAGGACATCCTGGACAAGCCGGAGCGGCAGCGCACCATCGTCCGCGACGAGCTCATGGAGATCGTCAACAAGCATGGTGACGACCGTCGGACCAAGATCGTCCCGTACGAGGGCGAGGTCTCGATGGAGGACCTCATCGCCGACGAGGACGTGGTCGTCACGATCACCCGGACCGGCTACGCCAAGCGGACCCGCACCGACCTGTACCGGGCGCAGAAGCGGGGCGGCAAGGGTGTGCAGGGAGCGCAGCTCAAGCAGGACGACATTGTCTCGCACTTCTTCGTGTGCTCCACGCACGACTGGATCCTGTTCTTCACGAACAAGGGCCGGGTCTACCGGGCGAAGGCCTACGAACTCCCGGAGGCCAACCGCACCGCGCGCGGTCAGCACGTGGCGAACCTGCTCGCGTTCCAGCCGGACGAGCAGATCGCCCAGGTGATGCAGATCAAGGACTACACCGTCGCGCCGTACCTCGTCCTGGCCACGAAGAAGGGCCTGGTCAAGAAGTCCAAGTTGACCGATTTCGATTCCAACCGATCGGGTGGACTTATCGGCGTCAATCTGAAAGACGAGGACGAGCTCGTCGGGGCGGTGCTGTGCTCCGCGGACGACGACCTGCTGCTGGTGTCGGCCGAGGGGCTCTCGATCCGCTTCCACGCCACCGACGAGGTGCTGCGGCCGATGGGGCGGGCTACCTCGGGTGTGCTGGGAATGCGTTTCAACAGCGGCGACGAGTTGCTCGCGATGGGAGTGGTCCGGCCGAACCGGTTCGTCCTCATCGCGACCGACGGAGGATACGCGAAACGTACGCCGATCGAGGACTATCCGGTGCAGGGTCGCGGCGGTAAGGGCGTGCTGACGATTCAGCACGACCGTCGACGTGGCACGCTGGTGGGCGCACTCATCGTCGAGCTCGAGGACGAGTTGTACGCGATCACCTCCCAGGGCGGGGTCATCCGGACCACCGCAAAGGAGGTGCGGAAGGCCGGTCGGCAGACGAAGGGGGTTCGCCTCATGGACCTCGGCGGCGGAACCTCGGTGGTCGCCGTGGCACGCAACGCCGACGAGGCCGGCGATCCGGATGCCGCAGGACCGGAACAACGACAGTAA
- a CDS encoding MFS transporter, with translation MTAVERAGAEAAQRRTLIWVVSLATAGLMFDGYDIVVYGTVLPQFLEDPSLIGPVDPALGGALGSYALLGVLVGALLAGSIGDVVGRRKLMIGSVAWFGVGMAITAFTSSTTAFGLLRFGTGLGVGALLAITAATVAEFAPPGKKNLANAIVYGGVPLGSLLAALLAILLLPVVGWRGMFLIGALPLVTLVPLMLLKIPESVAWLAARGRLEEARAVSARTGVPVPNEPAAEATRTSGSQEDGSQSRAGFAGLVTRTYLLPTIVLGFTSATGLLLVYSLNTWLPRLMETAGFSAEGSLTFLLILNGGAIVGALFGSRVADRFGAKRVVAACFFIGAVSLALLTTSDNLALLLPFVAIVGLGTSGTQTLIYGFVANYYRTEVRGAGVAWCAGFGRLGGVAGPTVGGLLVAAGLSLNGIFYILAAIALAGMVLALTVPERGARDQFKATHQPDESRARP, from the coding sequence GTGACCGCCGTCGAACGAGCCGGAGCTGAGGCCGCGCAGCGCAGAACCCTGATCTGGGTCGTGTCCCTCGCCACGGCAGGACTGATGTTCGACGGCTACGACATCGTCGTCTACGGAACGGTGCTGCCCCAGTTCCTCGAGGATCCGTCCCTGATCGGCCCGGTGGACCCCGCGCTCGGCGGTGCGCTCGGCAGCTATGCCCTGCTCGGTGTCCTGGTCGGTGCGCTCCTCGCGGGCAGCATCGGCGACGTCGTCGGACGCCGGAAGCTCATGATCGGCTCGGTCGCCTGGTTCGGAGTGGGCATGGCGATCACCGCGTTCACGTCCTCGACCACCGCGTTCGGTCTCCTGCGGTTCGGCACGGGGCTCGGCGTGGGCGCCCTCCTGGCGATCACCGCCGCCACCGTGGCCGAGTTCGCCCCGCCAGGCAAGAAGAACCTCGCCAACGCGATCGTCTACGGCGGTGTGCCGCTCGGCAGCCTACTCGCGGCCCTGCTGGCCATCCTGCTGCTGCCTGTGGTCGGCTGGCGAGGCATGTTCCTGATCGGCGCGTTGCCGCTGGTGACGCTCGTCCCGCTGATGCTGCTCAAGATTCCGGAGTCCGTCGCCTGGCTGGCGGCGCGCGGCCGGCTCGAGGAGGCTCGTGCCGTCTCCGCGCGCACCGGCGTGCCGGTGCCGAACGAGCCTGCGGCCGAGGCCACCCGGACCTCCGGTTCTCAGGAGGACGGCTCGCAGTCGCGAGCGGGATTCGCCGGGCTGGTCACACGGACCTACCTGCTGCCCACGATCGTCCTCGGCTTCACGAGCGCGACCGGGCTCTTGCTCGTCTACTCGCTGAACACGTGGCTGCCCAGGTTGATGGAGACGGCCGGATTCAGCGCCGAGGGATCGCTGACCTTCCTGTTGATCCTCAACGGCGGCGCGATCGTCGGGGCGCTGTTCGGATCGCGCGTCGCCGATCGTTTCGGGGCCAAGCGCGTCGTCGCCGCGTGCTTCTTCATCGGAGCTGTGAGCCTGGCCCTGCTCACGACCAGTGACAACCTCGCGCTGCTGCTGCCGTTCGTCGCGATCGTGGGCCTCGGGACCAGCGGGACGCAGACCCTGATCTACGGCTTCGTCGCGAACTACTACCGCACCGAGGTGCGTGGCGCGGGGGTCGCCTGGTGCGCCGGGTTCGGACGGCTCGGCGGAGTGGCAGGCCCGACGGTCGGCGGGCTGCTGGTCGCCGCCGGGCTGAGCCTCAACGGCATCTTCTACATCCTGGCCGCCATCGCCCTCGCCGGAATGGTGCTGGCCCTGACCGTTCCTGAACGAGGGGCCCGTGATCAGTTCAAGGCCACCCACCAGCCGGACGAGAGCCGAGCCCGCCCCTGA
- a CDS encoding ferredoxin, with amino-acid sequence MRIDVNWDRCAGNGLCEFETDKYFEVHDDGTLDVQQWEVDGGDEQQVRRAVAACPTEALSLIE; translated from the coding sequence ATGCGTATCGACGTCAACTGGGACCGGTGCGCCGGTAACGGCCTCTGCGAGTTCGAGACCGACAAGTATTTCGAGGTCCACGACGACGGCACGCTCGACGTGCAGCAGTGGGAGGTCGACGGAGGGGACGAGCAGCAGGTCCGTCGTGCAGTGGCGGCCTGCCCTACCGAGGCGCTTTCGCTCATCGAGTAA